From Leptolyngbya sp. KIOST-1, one genomic window encodes:
- a CDS encoding M48 family metalloprotease, giving the protein MAQPIDPHSLASGPGRAPRSSVDAFYQQAIAAFKAQDYGQALARFQRLERLPPTSPYHLKALIGQVRVHQHLGHSEQVTVLCQRLLDSPSPAAQQWARQALGQRTKQEAAQANHSQPQPLSSPPAAIGQDLSGFVPLPSSSQGLPYTPPPTVATPTRPPSAPSAPSVEPAIAPPVAPPSPDAEPDERSPEVGSLFHYEQLNRQPESHGDGAGDEASEALRGDSTHPGSAANPAENFSGAQATAVQPRPLPTSTQRQDPLPQRPLALWLGQGLTAIALLWGINWVFHASFRALDNLVRWVRWPVQLSLPGAYQTYTGWIVGLLLLLGLASPWLMDRALGLWYRQRPFSLRRLQTQSPSSLRLLRQVCRQQGWPIPELRLIADPAPLCFSYGWLPRHTRIVVSQGLLDQSSDEELTAFYGYELARMVNGSLPVLSAIGLLLLLLHTGYRWLAQTADRRQPWLRGLLSGLATVLYGLFWLLRQTVLWLSRLCCRWGDRRAVALTQRPDLMIDGLLGGTAAIAAYLNQHDTLHPLHTSLEVLMPLSSRQAIAPGSLLGRPGCDRTPVLRTLLTVDGLNPYRQWLRVNAPHTPLGERLLWLHQQALRRGQPGLPLAPGTAMPAPPAAGSVSLPLLLLQKGPLAGLLAGGGLAMVLWFVGGVVNRTGLQRLNWLYQDPSILLGGLWLGLGLGLLLRINVLFPDTDPRSGSQASAAPIADLLNHSPLLPVQGRPVRLQGKLRGLTGSGNLSLQELYLDDASGLVKLVNPVPLASLQNLLQPSNQPFQWVGRRVTVTGWSRYGSGMLWIDLNQIILDQRHSFSTYGPIWATLASLVSSLIGIAIIFSGG; this is encoded by the coding sequence ATGGCCCAGCCCATAGACCCCCATTCTTTAGCCTCAGGCCCTGGCCGTGCCCCCAGGTCGTCGGTAGACGCCTTTTATCAGCAGGCGATCGCGGCCTTTAAGGCCCAGGACTATGGTCAGGCGCTGGCCCGGTTTCAACGACTGGAGCGGCTCCCACCCACCTCGCCCTACCACCTCAAGGCGCTGATTGGCCAGGTGCGCGTTCACCAGCACTTGGGCCACAGTGAACAGGTTACAGTGCTGTGTCAGCGTCTACTCGACAGTCCTTCTCCCGCAGCCCAGCAGTGGGCCAGGCAGGCGCTAGGGCAACGGACGAAACAGGAGGCCGCTCAGGCCAACCACTCCCAGCCACAGCCCCTGTCCTCCCCGCCCGCCGCCATCGGGCAGGACTTGAGTGGCTTTGTGCCGTTGCCCAGTTCTTCCCAGGGTCTGCCCTACACCCCGCCGCCAACCGTCGCGACCCCGACCCGGCCCCCCTCGGCCCCCTCGGCTCCCTCGGTCGAGCCCGCGATCGCGCCGCCCGTAGCTCCCCCTTCGCCGGATGCGGAGCCGGACGAGCGATCGCCTGAAGTGGGATCGCTATTTCATTACGAACAGCTCAACCGGCAACCGGAGTCCCACGGCGATGGGGCAGGGGATGAGGCCTCTGAAGCCCTGCGAGGGGACTCCACCCACCCAGGCTCGGCCGCAAACCCCGCCGAAAATTTCTCTGGAGCTCAGGCGACGGCAGTCCAGCCTAGGCCCCTGCCGACCAGCACCCAGCGTCAAGATCCTCTGCCGCAGCGCCCCCTGGCTCTCTGGCTGGGCCAGGGGCTGACGGCGATCGCGCTGCTGTGGGGAATCAACTGGGTCTTTCACGCCAGCTTCCGAGCCCTGGATAACCTGGTGCGCTGGGTGCGCTGGCCGGTGCAGCTAAGCTTGCCCGGAGCCTACCAGACTTATACAGGCTGGATCGTGGGGCTGCTGCTGCTGCTGGGGCTGGCGAGTCCCTGGTTGATGGACCGCGCCCTGGGGCTCTGGTATCGCCAGCGCCCCTTCTCCCTGCGGCGGCTGCAAACCCAGAGTCCCAGTTCGTTGCGGCTGCTGCGCCAGGTGTGCCGTCAGCAGGGCTGGCCCATACCCGAGCTGCGCCTGATTGCCGACCCTGCGCCGCTGTGCTTTAGCTACGGCTGGCTCCCCCGCCACACGCGAATTGTGGTTAGCCAGGGGTTGCTGGATCAGAGCTCGGATGAGGAGCTGACCGCCTTCTACGGTTACGAACTGGCCCGCATGGTCAACGGCAGCCTGCCGGTCCTGTCAGCGATTGGGCTGCTGCTGCTGCTGCTCCACACCGGCTACCGCTGGCTGGCGCAGACGGCCGATCGCCGCCAGCCCTGGCTCAGGGGCTTGTTGAGCGGTCTGGCCACGGTGCTCTATGGCTTGTTTTGGCTGCTGCGGCAGACGGTGCTGTGGCTGTCCCGGCTGTGCTGCCGCTGGGGTGATCGCCGGGCCGTGGCCCTGACCCAGCGCCCCGATCTGATGATTGACGGACTGCTCGGGGGGACCGCCGCGATCGCCGCCTATCTAAACCAGCACGACACCCTCCATCCCCTCCACACCAGCCTGGAGGTCCTGATGCCCCTCAGCAGTCGCCAGGCGATCGCACCAGGCTCTCTCCTGGGCCGTCCGGGGTGCGATCGCACCCCGGTTCTCAGGACCCTACTCACCGTAGATGGGCTCAATCCCTACCGCCAGTGGCTGCGCGTCAATGCGCCCCACACACCCCTGGGGGAGCGCTTGCTGTGGCTGCACCAGCAGGCGCTGCGCCGAGGCCAGCCAGGCCTGCCGCTCGCCCCAGGGACAGCGATGCCGGCTCCACCCGCCGCGGGTTCGGTCTCCCTCCCCCTGCTGCTCTTGCAAAAAGGACCGCTGGCGGGGCTGCTGGCGGGGGGAGGGCTCGCTATGGTCCTCTGGTTTGTCGGAGGAGTCGTCAACCGCACTGGCTTGCAGCGCCTGAACTGGCTCTATCAAGATCCCAGTATTCTGCTGGGGGGGCTGTGGCTAGGGCTGGGCCTGGGCCTGCTGCTGCGGATCAATGTCCTGTTCCCTGATACCGACCCTCGGTCCGGCAGCCAAGCCTCGGCAGCGCCGATCGCCGACCTGCTGAATCACTCCCCCCTGTTGCCGGTGCAGGGCCGTCCAGTGCGGCTCCAGGGCAAGCTGCGGGGCCTGACCGGCAGCGGCAATTTGAGCCTGCAGGAACTCTACCTGGACGACGCTTCAGGCCTGGTAAAACTGGTCAATCCCGTACCGTTGGCCAGCCTCCAGAACCTGCTTCAGCCCTCCAATCAGCCCTTTCAGTGGGTCGGGCGCAGGGTAACCGTCACCGGCTGGAGCCGCTACGGCAGCGGCATGCTCTGGATAGACCTCAACCAAATAATACTGGACCAGCGCCACAGCTTTTCAACCTATGGCCCCATCTGGGCCACCCTGGCCAGCCTGGTCAGCAGCCTGATTGGCATTGCCATTATTTTTAGCGGCGGCTAA
- a CDS encoding RNA recognition motif domain-containing protein translates to MSIRLYVGNLSKDLERQEFESVFADFNADLVSVKLIADKKTGKCRGFGFVTVKTDEKADEIVEQLNGQVLADMPLKIEKALPRTKPEGESEARSSGEANGKRSSKPGARKTTAAAASGGGSVQPDPRWAGELEKLKQMLSAQTTSS, encoded by the coding sequence ATGTCAATTCGCCTTTACGTCGGCAATCTCTCCAAGGACTTGGAGCGGCAGGAGTTTGAAAGCGTCTTTGCTGACTTTAATGCCGATCTAGTCTCTGTAAAGCTCATTGCCGACAAAAAAACTGGGAAATGCCGTGGTTTTGGCTTTGTCACGGTCAAAACCGATGAAAAGGCGGATGAGATCGTTGAGCAACTGAACGGCCAGGTCTTGGCCGATATGCCGCTCAAGATTGAGAAAGCCCTACCCCGCACAAAACCTGAGGGTGAGTCAGAGGCGCGTTCCAGCGGCGAAGCAAACGGCAAGCGATCCAGTAAGCCTGGCGCTCGAAAGACAACCGCAGCCGCGGCTAGCGGTGGTGGCAGTGTCCAACCCGATCCCCGCTGGGCTGGAGAACTGGAAAAACTCAAGCAGATGCTGTCTGCTCAAACCACTTCTAGCTAG
- the cimA gene encoding citramalate synthase, with translation MAEQRPPLHIYDTTLRDGAQREGLALSIEDKIRIARRLDALGIPFIEGGWPGANPKDVQFFWQLKENPLTQASVTAFCSTRRPGQVAADEPMLQPVLAAGTEWITLFGKSWDLHVTTGLQTTLAENLAMIDDTTGYFRSQGRRVIYDAEHWFDGYLANPDYALETLGAAVKAGAEWLVLCDTNGGTLPQQVGEVVAAVNAWLQDFPEPRPQLGIHTHNDSGTAVANAMVAVVAGATMVQGTINGYGERCGNANLCTLIPNLQLKLGYPCIAPARLETLAETSRFISEVVNLAPDDHAPYVGRSAFAHKGGIHVSAVEREPKTYEHIDPASVGNSRRIVVSDQAGLSNVLALARSFGLVLERHDPASRQLLTRLKALEHEGYQFEAAEASFELLMREALGDRPRFFDLTGFYINCQHQGNGAEHSSQSLATIKVMVGEEEILAAAEGNGPVAALDTALRKALLTFYPAIAHFHLSDYKVRIIDSGAGTAAKTRVLVESSNGTQRWTTLGVSTNIIEASYQAVTEGLEYGLMLETEQRSCAIAF, from the coding sequence ATGGCTGAGCAGCGCCCCCCCCTTCACATCTACGACACCACCCTGCGCGATGGGGCCCAGCGGGAGGGGCTGGCCCTCTCCATTGAGGACAAAATTCGGATTGCGCGCAGGCTTGACGCCCTGGGGATACCCTTCATCGAAGGCGGCTGGCCGGGGGCCAACCCCAAGGATGTGCAGTTCTTCTGGCAGCTGAAAGAAAACCCCCTCACCCAGGCCAGCGTCACCGCCTTTTGCTCCACCCGCCGTCCTGGTCAGGTGGCTGCCGACGAACCCATGCTGCAGCCGGTGCTGGCCGCAGGCACCGAGTGGATCACGCTGTTTGGCAAATCCTGGGATTTGCACGTCACCACCGGCCTGCAGACCACCCTGGCCGAAAACCTGGCCATGATCGACGACACCACTGGCTACTTTCGCAGCCAGGGCCGCCGGGTGATCTACGACGCCGAGCACTGGTTTGACGGCTACTTGGCGAACCCAGACTACGCGCTGGAAACCCTGGGGGCGGCGGTGAAGGCCGGGGCCGAGTGGCTGGTGCTGTGCGACACCAACGGCGGCACCCTGCCCCAGCAGGTGGGTGAGGTAGTCGCCGCTGTTAATGCCTGGCTTCAAGATTTTCCAGAACCCCGGCCCCAGCTGGGCATTCACACCCACAACGACAGCGGCACGGCGGTAGCCAACGCTATGGTGGCAGTGGTCGCGGGGGCCACCATGGTGCAGGGCACCATCAACGGCTACGGTGAGCGCTGCGGCAACGCCAACCTCTGCACCCTGATTCCCAATCTCCAGCTCAAGCTGGGCTACCCCTGCATTGCCCCTGCCCGGCTCGAAACCCTGGCCGAAACCAGCCGCTTTATCAGCGAGGTGGTGAACCTGGCCCCCGATGACCACGCCCCCTACGTGGGCCGCTCGGCCTTTGCCCACAAGGGGGGCATCCACGTCAGTGCCGTGGAGCGCGAACCCAAAACCTACGAGCACATCGACCCGGCCAGCGTGGGCAACAGCCGCCGCATTGTGGTGTCGGACCAGGCGGGGCTGAGCAATGTGCTGGCGCTGGCCCGCAGCTTTGGCCTGGTGCTAGAGCGCCACGACCCGGCCTCGCGGCAGCTGCTCACCCGGCTCAAAGCCCTGGAGCACGAGGGCTACCAGTTTGAGGCCGCCGAGGCCAGCTTTGAGCTGCTGATGCGCGAGGCCCTGGGCGATCGCCCCCGCTTTTTCGACCTCACGGGGTTCTACATTAACTGCCAGCACCAGGGCAATGGCGCGGAGCACAGCAGCCAATCGCTGGCCACGATCAAAGTCATGGTGGGCGAAGAAGAGATCCTGGCGGCAGCGGAGGGCAACGGTCCGGTGGCGGCGCTGGATACGGCCCTGCGGAAGGCGCTGCTGACGTTTTACCCGGCGATCGCCCACTTCCACCTCTCCGACTACAAGGTGCGAATTATTGACAGCGGCGCGGGCACGGCGGCCAAAACCCGGGTGCTGGTGGAGTCGAGCAACGGCACCCAGCGCTGGACCACCCTGGGGGTTTCGACCAACATCATTGAAGCCTCCTATCAGGCCGTCACCGAAGGGCTGGAGTACGGGTTGATGCTGGAGACCGAACAGCGCTCCTGCGCGATCGCCTTCTAG
- a CDS encoding 2Fe-2S iron-sulfur cluster-binding protein — translation MPTVTAQGKTMPCEVGANLRQVLLAHGVDLYNGRAKLINCRSLGTCGTCAVEIQGEVSAVNWKDKGRRSLPPHDPARNLRLACQTQVLGDITVTKYDGFWGQGEAVVWAAD, via the coding sequence ATGCCCACCGTCACCGCCCAGGGAAAGACCATGCCGTGCGAGGTCGGGGCCAACCTGCGCCAGGTACTGCTGGCCCACGGTGTGGATCTCTACAACGGTCGGGCGAAGCTGATTAACTGCCGCAGCCTCGGCACCTGCGGCACCTGCGCCGTAGAGATTCAGGGTGAAGTTTCAGCGGTGAATTGGAAAGACAAGGGGCGGCGATCGTTACCGCCCCACGACCCCGCCCGCAACCTGCGACTCGCCTGCCAGACCCAGGTGCTGGGCGACATCACCGTCACCAAATACGACGGCTTCTGGGGCCAGGGGGAAGCGGTGGTCTGGGCCGCAGACTGA
- a CDS encoding alpha/beta hydrolase, translating to MKQLPFIIRKFVFADESLARIVDMDDGSGVEGKIPGYFVMSSAPPSIEEAQEGSERLQQQAEQGIQEIADHLCRRMATAGSTAELVITVHGYNTSLDGVEAWYKNIFKYINRHDPAIAAQANQVFVGYRWPSENVALGRPQKIGEALSALPPLPRDLLVTGGLAALALLLLELITFSPSVWSFLLSLGLVLLFVLGILILALVVLRLVVYFRDSYRADNFGVLDLVELLRQIDMAMLERTAADMFPATDGQMPRRQAMAQARGYWQRRSQNKVKLSFIGHSMGGFVVTNVVRILSDVFDTASVEKRPDSYIGDVFSLGRLILASPDIPVLTIVSSRANFLASSLRRFSESYLFSNEGDVALRTASTAANYIAFPSRTQARGARLGTVALKDRFGDENDYGLLNLSTLDNDFSPSLPIGEAIAQAKSNVMDHLFLTYQRFKGQGVVTLAELFTVQTARSSNRATVADFFTYFDCTNYLDFRYDPSTNTCSAQPTGLLTRALGRAVLTPWDYCLLILDYALGKRNVHGGYFEGKFSQELLYRLAFLGFDDYLKTYDSDPQVGLSQLHLACQAKQIQGYLSPICYRASIQGGSLEGTKADLLEAIDFGED from the coding sequence ATGAAACAGCTTCCGTTTATTATTCGAAAGTTTGTCTTTGCCGACGAGAGCCTGGCTCGCATTGTCGACATGGACGATGGCAGCGGCGTTGAGGGCAAAATTCCGGGCTACTTTGTCATGAGTAGCGCCCCGCCCAGCATCGAAGAGGCCCAGGAAGGCAGCGAACGGCTGCAGCAGCAGGCCGAGCAGGGCATCCAAGAGATTGCCGACCATCTCTGCCGCCGAATGGCAACTGCCGGGAGCACCGCCGAGTTGGTGATTACGGTCCACGGCTACAACACCAGTCTCGACGGGGTCGAAGCCTGGTACAAAAACATTTTTAAGTACATCAACCGCCACGATCCCGCCATTGCCGCCCAGGCTAACCAGGTGTTCGTTGGCTACCGCTGGCCTTCGGAAAATGTCGCCCTCGGCAGACCCCAAAAAATTGGCGAAGCGCTGAGCGCCCTGCCGCCTTTGCCCCGCGATTTGCTGGTCACGGGGGGTCTGGCCGCCCTGGCGCTGCTGCTCTTAGAACTGATTACCTTCAGCCCGTCGGTGTGGAGTTTTCTACTCAGCCTGGGGCTGGTGCTGCTGTTTGTGCTGGGCATCTTGATACTGGCGCTGGTGGTGCTGCGGCTGGTGGTGTACTTCCGCGACAGCTACCGGGCCGACAACTTTGGGGTGCTAGACCTGGTTGAACTGCTGCGCCAGATTGATATGGCGATGCTGGAACGGACGGCGGCGGACATGTTTCCAGCCACCGATGGGCAGATGCCGCGGCGGCAGGCCATGGCCCAGGCCAGGGGCTACTGGCAGCGGCGATCGCAGAATAAAGTCAAACTCAGCTTTATTGGCCACAGCATGGGCGGGTTTGTGGTCACCAATGTGGTGCGAATTCTCTCCGACGTGTTTGACACGGCCTCGGTGGAGAAGCGGCCTGATTCCTACATTGGCGACGTGTTTAGCCTGGGTCGGCTGATTCTGGCCTCCCCCGACATTCCCGTGCTCACCATTGTGTCGAGTCGGGCCAACTTTTTGGCCTCGTCCCTCCGGCGCTTTTCGGAATCGTACCTGTTTAGTAACGAGGGGGATGTGGCCCTGCGCACCGCCTCCACCGCCGCCAACTATATCGCCTTCCCCAGCCGCACCCAGGCGCGGGGCGCCCGCCTTGGCACCGTGGCGCTAAAAGACAGGTTTGGGGACGAGAACGACTACGGACTGCTCAACCTGAGCACGCTGGACAACGACTTTTCGCCCTCCCTGCCCATCGGTGAGGCGATCGCCCAGGCCAAAAGCAACGTCATGGATCACCTGTTTTTGACCTACCAGCGGTTTAAAGGGCAGGGGGTGGTCACCCTGGCCGAGCTGTTTACGGTGCAGACCGCCCGCAGCAGCAATCGCGCCACCGTAGCCGACTTTTTCACCTACTTTGACTGCACCAACTACCTGGACTTTCGCTACGACCCCAGCACCAATACCTGCTCGGCTCAGCCAACCGGTCTGTTGACCCGCGCCCTGGGCCGGGCCGTACTCACCCCCTGGGACTACTGCTTGCTCATCCTCGACTACGCGCTGGGCAAGCGCAACGTGCACGGCGGCTACTTTGAAGGCAAGTTTAGCCAGGAACTGCTGTACCGACTGGCCTTTTTGGGCTTTGACGACTATTTGAAAACCTACGATAGCGATCCTCAGGTGGGTCTCAGCCAGCTGCACCTGGCCTGCCAGGCAAAACAGATTCAGGGCTATTTGTCCCCCATCTGTTACCGGGCCAGTATTCAGGGGGGCAGCCTGGAGGGAACCAAGGCCGATCTGCTGGAGGCGATCGACTTTGGTGAGGATTGA
- a CDS encoding dipeptide ABC transporter ATP-binding protein, whose translation MPDSLLTLENFSVAYPGQAERAVDRVSLTLAAGEKLGLVGESGCGKSTLGRAALRLLPPGSEVQGRVWFNSESVLDFTPQRLRRFRGEAIALVFQDPMTRLNPLMTIGDHCIETLRAHRPGVSQAEAKARAIAVLEKVNIPASRFGQYPHEFSGGMRQRVAIALAMLLEPRLIVADEPTTSLDVTVSAQILNELTRLCDELGTALVLISHDLSLVSEYCDRVAVMYQGRVVEEGTAATVFQDPQDAYTRSLVESALQLQQAEGIAFTATAAVPLLRLTDVTQHYALESNPFARLLGNPASKVIRAVDGVSLDIYPGEALGLVGESGCGKSTLSRTILQLVKPTSGHVEFGGTDLTTLSRRAMRQQRRHLQMVFQDPHACLNPMMTVGKSIVDPLLIHGLSTVAEAEKQAHEMLARVSLYPTSDYFHRFPGDLSGGQQQRVAIARALITKPKLVICDEPVSMLDATVQTQVLELMLALKREFDLTYLFITHDLWVARFMCDRIAVMQQGRIVELAPTQTLFESPQHPYSQTLLGAVPSLAQNA comes from the coding sequence ATGCCAGACTCGCTTCTCACCCTCGAAAACTTTTCGGTCGCCTACCCCGGCCAGGCCGAGCGGGCGGTGGATCGGGTTTCGCTGACCCTGGCGGCGGGGGAAAAGCTTGGCCTGGTGGGGGAGTCGGGCTGTGGCAAGAGCACCCTGGGCCGGGCGGCGCTGCGGCTGTTGCCCCCCGGGAGCGAGGTCCAGGGGCGGGTGTGGTTCAACAGCGAGTCGGTGCTCGACTTTACTCCCCAGCGGCTGCGCCGGTTCCGGGGGGAGGCGATCGCCCTGGTGTTTCAAGATCCGATGACGCGGCTCAACCCGCTGATGACCATTGGTGACCACTGCATAGAGACGCTGCGCGCCCATCGTCCTGGGGTTTCGCAGGCGGAGGCGAAGGCGCGGGCGATCGCGGTGCTGGAGAAGGTCAACATTCCCGCCAGCCGGTTTGGCCAGTACCCCCACGAGTTTAGCGGCGGCATGCGCCAGCGGGTGGCGATCGCCCTGGCGATGCTCCTGGAGCCCAGGCTAATTGTGGCCGATGAGCCCACCACCAGCCTGGATGTGACGGTATCGGCCCAGATTCTAAACGAGCTGACGCGGCTGTGCGATGAGTTGGGTACGGCCCTGGTGCTGATCTCCCACGACCTGTCCCTGGTGTCGGAGTACTGCGATCGCGTCGCCGTCATGTACCAGGGCCGGGTAGTGGAGGAGGGCACCGCCGCCACAGTGTTTCAAGACCCACAGGATGCCTACACGCGATCGCTGGTTGAATCGGCCCTGCAGCTGCAGCAGGCGGAGGGCATAGCCTTCACCGCCACCGCCGCCGTGCCGCTGCTGCGCCTGACCGATGTGACCCAGCACTACGCGCTGGAGTCCAACCCCTTTGCGCGCCTGTTGGGCAACCCGGCCTCGAAGGTGATCAGGGCCGTGGACGGCGTTTCGCTGGACATTTACCCCGGCGAGGCACTGGGGCTGGTAGGCGAGTCGGGCTGCGGCAAGAGCACCCTGTCGCGCACGATTTTGCAGCTGGTTAAGCCCACCTCTGGGCATGTGGAGTTTGGCGGCACCGACCTCACCACCCTGTCGCGCCGGGCCATGCGCCAGCAGCGGCGACACCTGCAAATGGTGTTTCAGGACCCCCACGCCTGCCTCAACCCGATGATGACCGTGGGCAAAAGCATTGTCGACCCGCTGCTGATCCACGGGCTGTCCACCGTGGCCGAAGCCGAAAAACAGGCCCACGAGATGCTGGCCCGCGTCAGCCTCTACCCCACCAGCGACTACTTCCACCGCTTTCCGGGCGACCTCTCGGGCGGGCAGCAGCAGCGGGTGGCGATCGCCCGCGCCCTGATCACCAAACCCAAGCTCGTGATCTGCGATGAACCCGTCAGCATGCTCGACGCCACGGTGCAAACCCAGGTGCTGGAGCTGATGCTGGCCCTCAAGCGGGAGTTTGACCTCACCTACTTGTTCATTACCCACGACCTGTGGGTGGCCCGGTTTATGTGCGATCGCATTGCCGTCATGCAGCAGGGCAGAATTGTGGAGTTGGCCCCCACCCAAACCCTGTTTGAGTCGCCCCAGCACCCCTACAGCCAGACCCTGCTGGGGGCGGTACCCAGCCTGGCCCAGAACGCCTAA
- a CDS encoding zf-TFIIB domain-containing protein yields the protein MYQCPKDGNIDLQDSQLAPGLPAHACPSCGGAWIPPENYITWQRSQVDPDAPVTVAVLPLSLSTSFRPAALDNRAALCPDCRSYLVRGRITLKQGAFYVERCPNCNGIWCDAGEWEVLGQLDLQAHLDYIFSADWQGQVRELEHGERERLATIDKLGEDIAQRVFELAELLEQHPNGDFGVAYLMRRVDQ from the coding sequence TTGTATCAGTGCCCTAAGGACGGCAATATTGACCTTCAGGACAGTCAGCTGGCACCGGGGCTACCGGCTCACGCCTGTCCCAGCTGTGGCGGCGCGTGGATTCCGCCCGAAAACTACATCACCTGGCAGCGATCGCAGGTCGACCCCGATGCCCCCGTCACCGTAGCGGTGCTGCCCCTGTCGCTGAGCACCTCTTTTCGCCCCGCCGCCCTGGACAACCGGGCGGCCCTCTGCCCCGACTGCCGCAGCTACCTGGTGCGGGGCCGCATTACCCTCAAGCAGGGGGCTTTTTATGTGGAGCGCTGCCCCAACTGCAACGGCATCTGGTGCGATGCGGGGGAATGGGAGGTGCTGGGCCAGCTCGATTTGCAGGCCCACCTCGACTACATTTTTTCCGCCGACTGGCAGGGACAGGTGCGCGAGCTAGAGCACGGCGAACGGGAGCGGCTGGCCACCATCGACAAGCTGGGGGAGGACATTGCCCAGCGCGTCTTTGAGCTGGCTGAGCTGCTGGAGCAGCACCCGAATGGGGATTTTGGCGTGGCGTATTTGATGCGACGAGTCGATCAGTGA